The proteins below are encoded in one region of Triticum aestivum cultivar Chinese Spring chromosome 1B, IWGSC CS RefSeq v2.1, whole genome shotgun sequence:
- the LOC123142494 gene encoding histone H3.2-like: MARTKQTARKSTGGKAPRKQLATKAARKSAPATGGVKKPHRFRPGTVALREIRKYQKSTELLIRKLPFQRLVREIAQDFKTDLRFQSSAVSALQEAAESYLVGLFEDTNLCAIHAKRVTIMPKDIQLARRIRGERA; encoded by the coding sequence ATGGCCCGCACCAAGCAGACGGCGAGGAAGTCCACCGGCGGCAAGGCGCCGAGGAAGCAGCTGGCCACCAAGGCCGCCCGCAAGTCCGCCCCGGCCACCGGCGGCGTCAAGAAGCCCCACCGCTTCCGCCCCGGCACCGTCGCGCTCCGCGAGATCCGCAAGTACCAGAAGAGCACCGAGCTGCTCATCCGCAAGCTCCCCTTCCAGCGCCTCGTCCGCGAGATCGCCCAGGACTTCAAGACCGACCTCCGCTTCCAGTCCTCCGCCGTCTCCGCCCTGCAGGAGGCCGCCGAGTCCTACCTCGTCGGGCTGTTCGAGGACACCAACCTGTGCGCCATCCACGCCAAGCGCGTCACcatcatgcccaaggacatccaGCTCGCCCGCCGCATCCGTGGCGAGAGGGCCTAG